Proteins from a genomic interval of Narcine bancroftii isolate sNarBan1 chromosome 12, sNarBan1.hap1, whole genome shotgun sequence:
- the LOC138747392 gene encoding tubulin alpha-1C chain: MRECISIHVGQAGVQIGNACWELYCLEHGIQPDGQMPSDKTIGGGDDSFNTFFSETGAGKHVPRAVFVDLEPTVIDEVRTGTYRQLFHPEQLITGKEDAANNYARGHYTIGKEIIDLVLDRIRKLADQCTGLQGFLVFHSFGGGTGSGFTSLLMERLSVDYGKKSKLEFSIYPAPQVSTAVVEPYNSILTTHTTLEHSDCAFMVDNEAIYDICRRNLDIERPSYTNLNRLISQIVSSITASLRFDGALNVDLTEFQTNLVPYPRIHFPLATYAPVISAEKAYHEQLTVAEITNACFEPANQMVKCDPRHGKYMACCLLYRGDVVPKDVNAAIATIKTKRTIQFVDWCPTGFKVGINYQPPTVVPGGDLAKVQRAVCMLSNTTAVAEAWARLDHKFDLMYAKRAFVHWYVGEGMEEGEFSEAREDMAALEKDYEEVGADSTEGEEEGEEY; encoded by the exons CGTGAGTGTATCAGTATCCACGTGGGCCAGGCTGGTGTCCAGATTGGCAATGCCTGCTGGGAGCTGTACTGCTTGGAACATGGCATCCAGCCTGATGGTCAGATGCCCAGTGATAAAACCATTGGGGGTGGCGATGATTCCTTCAATACATTCTTCAGTGAGACGGGAGCAGGCAAGCATGTACCCAGAGCTGTGTTTGTGGATTTGGAACCAACAGTGATAG ATGAGGTTCGTACTGGTACATACCGCCAGCTCTTCCACCCTGAGCAACTCATTACTGGGAAAGAAGATGCGGCCAATAACTATGCCCGTGGTCATTACACAATTGGCAAGGAGATCATTGACCTGGTCCTGGACAGAATTCGCAAACTG GCTGACCAATGTACGGGTCTCCAAGGTTTCTTGGTCTTCCACAGTTTTGGCGGTGGCACTGGTTCCGGTTTTACGTCGCTGCTGATGGAGCGTCTGTCTGTCGACTATGGCAAGAAGTCCAAGCTTGAATTCTCCATCTACCCAGCGCCACAAGTGTCTACAGCTGTAGTAGAGCCCTACAATTCCATCCTAACCACCCATACCACCCTAGAGCACTCAGATTGTGCTTTCATGGTTGACAATGAAGCCATCTATGACATCTGCCGTAGAAACCTTGACATTGAACGACCATCTTACACCAATCTGAACCGTCTCATTAGCCAGATAGTGTCCTCCATCACAGCCTCCCTCCGTTTTGATGGTGCCCTGAATGTTGATCTGACTGAGTTCCAGACCAACTTGGTGCCATATCCCCGTATCCACTTCCCATTGGCCACCTATGCCCCTGTTATCTCTGCTGAGAAAGCCTACCATGAGCAATTGACAGTTGCAGAGATAACCAATGCTTGCTTTGAGCCAGCTAATCAGATGGTCAAATGTGACCCACGCCATGGCAAGTACATGGCCTGCTGCCTTCTTTATCGTGGTGATGTGGTCCCAAAAGATGTCAATGCAGCCATCGCCACCATCAAAACCAAACGTACCATCCAATTTGTGGATTGGTGCCCAACTGGTTTCAAGGTTGGCATCAACTACCAGCCTCCCACTGTGGTACCTGGAGGTGATTTGGCCAAGGTACAGCGAGCTGTGTGTATGCTGAGCAACACCACCGCTGTTGCTGAAGCTTGGGCTCGTCTGGACCACAAATTTGATCTGATGTATGCCAAGCGTGCCTTTGTTCATTGGT